A genomic segment from Prosthecodimorpha staleyi encodes:
- a CDS encoding ABC transporter substrate-binding protein — protein MRKILASAGLAAATTLVATALTAAPAAAQGKTITLCWAAWDPANALVELSKDFTAKSGVGMKFEFVPWPNFADRMLNELNSKGKLCDLLIGDSQWIGGSAENGHYVKLNDFFAKEGIKIDDFMPATVAGYAEWPKGTPNYWALPAMGDALGWTYRKDWFAKPELQAEFKKKHNRDLAPPKTQTELKQIAEFFQGREIDGKKVYGAAIFTERGSEGITMGVSNALYTFGFQYQDPKKPYSMEGFVNSADAVKGLEFYKALYKCCTPPGYTDAYMQEGLDAFKSGQVAMQMNWFAFFPGLYKDEKVGGAKIGFFVNPGEKVHASQLGGQGISVVSYSPNKNEALQYIKWFASLDVQKKWWALGGYTCHKGVLNAPDFKASAPFAADFLTAMGEVKDFWADPSYAQLLLAEQKRIHEYVVADKGTAKEALDALVKDWIKVFKDDGKL, from the coding sequence ATGAGGAAGATTCTGGCGTCGGCCGGCCTCGCGGCGGCCACGACCCTCGTCGCCACGGCGCTCACCGCCGCTCCGGCCGCCGCACAGGGCAAGACCATCACGCTGTGCTGGGCCGCCTGGGACCCGGCCAACGCGTTGGTCGAACTGTCCAAGGATTTCACGGCCAAGTCCGGCGTCGGCATGAAGTTCGAATTCGTGCCCTGGCCCAATTTCGCCGACCGCATGCTCAACGAGCTGAACTCGAAGGGCAAGCTGTGCGACCTGCTGATCGGCGACAGCCAGTGGATCGGCGGTTCGGCCGAGAACGGCCACTACGTCAAGCTGAACGACTTCTTCGCCAAGGAAGGCATCAAGATCGACGACTTCATGCCGGCGACGGTCGCCGGCTATGCCGAATGGCCGAAGGGCACGCCGAACTACTGGGCGCTGCCGGCCATGGGCGACGCGCTCGGCTGGACCTACCGCAAGGACTGGTTCGCCAAGCCCGAGCTGCAGGCCGAATTCAAGAAGAAGCACAACCGCGATCTCGCCCCGCCGAAGACGCAGACCGAACTGAAGCAAATCGCCGAATTCTTCCAGGGCCGCGAGATCGACGGCAAGAAGGTCTACGGCGCCGCGATCTTCACCGAGCGCGGCTCGGAAGGCATCACGATGGGCGTGTCCAACGCGCTCTACACCTTCGGCTTCCAGTACCAGGATCCGAAGAAGCCCTACAGCATGGAAGGCTTCGTCAACAGCGCCGACGCCGTCAAGGGCCTCGAATTCTACAAGGCGCTGTACAAGTGCTGCACGCCGCCGGGCTATACGGACGCCTACATGCAGGAAGGCCTCGACGCCTTCAAGTCCGGCCAGGTCGCGATGCAGATGAACTGGTTCGCCTTCTTCCCCGGCCTCTACAAGGACGAGAAGGTCGGCGGAGCCAAGATCGGCTTCTTCGTCAATCCGGGCGAGAAGGTTCACGCCTCGCAGCTCGGCGGCCAGGGCATCTCGGTCGTCAGCTACTCGCCCAACAAGAACGAGGCGCTGCAGTATATCAAGTGGTTCGCCTCGCTCGACGTGCAGAAGAAGTGGTGGGCGCTCGGCGGTTACACCTGCCACAAGGGCGTGCTCAACGCGCCGGACTTCAAGGCCTCCGCGCCCTTTGCAGCCGACTTCCTGACGGCGATGGGTGAGGTCAAGGACTTCTGGGCCGATCCGTCCTATGCCCAGCTCCTGCTCGCCGAACAGAAGCGCATCCACGAATATGTCGTCGCCGACAAGGGCACCGCCAAGGAAGCCCTCGACGCCCTGGTCAAGGACTGGATCAAGGTGTTCAAGGACGACGGCAAGCTCTGA
- a CDS encoding Gfo/Idh/MocA family protein yields MSIEGRGDAVGGRLRLGMVGGGQGAFIGAVHRMAARLDDRWVLAAGALSSDPVRARASALELGIAEDRAYASYQDMLAAEAGRADRIDAVAIVTPNHMHYPVARAALEAGFDVICDKPLTATVAEAEALADLVATSGRLFAVTYNYTGYPLIRQARAMVAAGAIGDIRVVQVEYPQAWLTEPIEQGGQKQADWRTDPARSGAGGCVGDIGTHAYDLARFVSGLEAEAILAELTTFVPGRRLDDNVGVLIRYRGGARGMLWASQVAPGNENGLRLRVYGSRGGLEWSQEDPNYLWFTPLGEPKRRITRGGDGASPEAGRLTRVPFGHPEGYIEGFANIYREIADALAARKSGGAVDPAVVFPDVADGLAGVRFVAAAVKSASAGGTWVPLA; encoded by the coding sequence ATGAGCATCGAAGGTCGTGGCGACGCGGTCGGCGGGCGGCTGCGTCTCGGCATGGTCGGCGGCGGACAGGGCGCCTTCATCGGCGCGGTCCACCGCATGGCGGCCCGGCTCGACGACCGCTGGGTCCTGGCCGCCGGCGCGCTGTCGTCCGATCCGGTGCGGGCGCGCGCCTCGGCGCTGGAGCTCGGCATCGCCGAGGACCGCGCCTATGCGTCCTACCAGGACATGCTGGCCGCCGAGGCCGGCCGGGCCGACCGCATCGACGCGGTCGCGATCGTGACGCCGAACCACATGCACTATCCGGTCGCCCGCGCGGCACTGGAGGCCGGCTTCGACGTGATCTGCGACAAGCCGCTGACCGCGACCGTCGCGGAGGCCGAGGCACTGGCCGATCTGGTCGCGACAAGCGGCCGGCTGTTCGCCGTCACCTACAATTATACCGGCTATCCGCTGATCCGGCAGGCCCGCGCCATGGTGGCGGCCGGCGCGATCGGCGACATACGGGTGGTGCAGGTCGAATATCCGCAGGCCTGGCTGACCGAGCCGATCGAGCAGGGCGGCCAGAAGCAGGCCGACTGGCGCACCGATCCGGCCCGCTCGGGCGCCGGCGGCTGCGTCGGCGACATCGGCACCCACGCCTACGATCTCGCCCGCTTCGTCAGCGGCCTGGAGGCGGAGGCGATCCTCGCCGAACTGACCACCTTCGTGCCCGGCCGGCGGCTCGACGACAATGTCGGCGTGCTCATCCGCTACCGCGGCGGCGCGCGCGGCATGCTCTGGGCGAGCCAGGTCGCGCCCGGCAACGAGAACGGCCTGCGCCTGCGCGTCTATGGCAGCCGCGGCGGGCTGGAATGGTCGCAGGAGGATCCGAACTATCTCTGGTTCACGCCGCTCGGCGAGCCGAAGCGCCGCATCACCCGCGGCGGCGACGGCGCCAGCCCCGAGGCCGGCCGGCTGACGCGCGTGCCGTTCGGCCACCCGGAGGGCTATATCGAGGGCTTCGCCAACATCTACCGCGAGATCGCCGATGCGCTGGCCGCACGAAAGAGCGGCGGCGCCGTCGATCCGGCGGTGGTCTTCCCCGATGTGGCCGACGGGCTGGCCGGTGTCCGCTTCGTCGCCGCGGCCGTGAAAAGCGCGTCGGCCGGCGGCACCTGGGTGCCTCTGGCATAA
- a CDS encoding carbohydrate ABC transporter permease — protein MSTSAHSVVEPSGRTKAIAGSLVIAYALITMLPLVWIFLTALKTPPDSISYPPKIVFTPSLEGFCNLFTTRSRQTEDYIKSLPPASGTCEEIARARNMVIAGPSNYVPRFWNSVVIAFGSTFFAVALGTMAAYGFSRFRVPLADDLLFFILSTRMMPPIAVAIPIYLMYRELGLSDTKFGMILLYTAVNVSLAVWLLKGFIDEIPREYEEAAMIDGYTRLQAFRKVVLPQAATGIAATAIFCMIFAWNEYAFAVLLTSGEAQTAPPFIPIIIGEGGQDWPAVAAGTAIFLVPIVVFTVLLRKHLLRGITFGAVRK, from the coding sequence ATGAGCACGTCCGCCCATTCCGTCGTCGAGCCCTCGGGCCGCACCAAGGCCATCGCCGGCAGCCTGGTCATCGCCTATGCGCTGATCACCATGCTGCCGCTGGTCTGGATCTTCCTGACGGCGCTGAAGACGCCGCCGGATTCGATCTCCTATCCGCCCAAGATCGTGTTCACGCCGTCGCTGGAAGGCTTCTGCAACCTGTTCACGACCCGCTCGCGGCAGACCGAGGACTATATCAAGTCCCTGCCCCCGGCCTCGGGCACCTGCGAGGAGATCGCCCGGGCGCGCAACATGGTCATTGCCGGCCCGTCCAACTACGTGCCGCGCTTCTGGAACTCGGTCGTGATCGCCTTCGGGTCGACCTTCTTCGCGGTCGCGCTCGGCACCATGGCGGCCTACGGCTTCTCGCGCTTCCGGGTGCCGCTCGCCGACGACCTGCTGTTCTTCATCCTGTCGACGCGCATGATGCCGCCGATCGCAGTCGCCATCCCGATCTACCTGATGTATCGCGAGCTCGGCCTGTCCGACACCAAGTTCGGCATGATCCTGCTCTACACCGCCGTCAACGTCTCGCTCGCGGTCTGGCTGCTGAAGGGCTTCATCGACGAGATCCCGCGCGAATACGAGGAAGCGGCGATGATCGACGGCTATACGCGGCTGCAAGCCTTCCGAAAGGTCGTGCTGCCGCAGGCCGCCACCGGCATCGCCGCAACCGCCATCTTCTGCATGATCTTCGCCTGGAACGAATATGCCTTCGCGGTCTTGCTGACCTCCGGCGAGGCGCAGACCGCCCCGCCCTTCATCCCGATCATCATCGGCGAGGGCGGCCAGGACTGGCCTGCCGTCGCGGCCGGCACGGCGATCTTCCTGGTCCCGATCGTGGTCTTCACGGTGCTCCTGAGAAAGCACCTCCTGCGCGGCATCACCTTCGGAGCGGTCAGGAAATGA
- a CDS encoding phosphatase PAP2 family protein, with translation MTVVEDGGGRMARERTGPRWGAGRSILITLLATLVVSVLLYALPDLDTGMTALFYQTGRGFAAEESGWLLVLREAGRLATWVLALAALVPIGLKIAKPAWVDGVDVRRPLFLGASLIAGPLVVVNLILKQHWGRARPNHVDLYGGTAQFTPPWIPADQCAANCSFVSGEASTAVLFMAFAILAPARWRLPIVVTAAVWTVAISLNRIAFGAHFLSDVVIAWGLTLLVMFVMRDIFLVRMSPDQGRALDAALARFGRGIAGRFRADR, from the coding sequence ATGACGGTTGTGGAAGACGGTGGCGGCAGGATGGCTCGGGAAAGGACTGGACCGCGGTGGGGGGCGGGCAGGTCGATCCTGATCACGCTGCTGGCCACTCTGGTCGTCTCCGTCCTGCTCTATGCCTTGCCGGATCTCGACACCGGCATGACGGCGCTTTTCTACCAGACGGGTCGTGGATTTGCAGCCGAAGAGTCCGGCTGGCTGCTGGTCCTGCGCGAGGCCGGTCGCCTGGCGACCTGGGTGCTGGCGCTGGCCGCTTTGGTGCCGATCGGGCTGAAGATCGCCAAGCCGGCCTGGGTCGACGGGGTCGATGTCCGGCGCCCGCTGTTCCTCGGCGCCAGCCTGATCGCCGGTCCGCTGGTCGTCGTCAACCTGATCCTCAAGCAGCATTGGGGCCGTGCCCGGCCGAACCATGTCGACCTCTACGGGGGCACGGCGCAGTTCACGCCGCCCTGGATTCCGGCCGACCAATGCGCGGCCAACTGTTCCTTCGTCTCCGGCGAGGCCTCCACGGCGGTTCTGTTCATGGCCTTCGCGATCCTGGCGCCGGCGCGCTGGCGGCTGCCCATCGTTGTGACGGCGGCGGTCTGGACCGTGGCGATCTCGCTCAACCGGATCGCCTTCGGGGCGCATTTCCTGTCCGACGTGGTCATCGCCTGGGGCCTGACCCTGCTCGTCATGTTCGTGATGCGCGACATCTTCCTGGTGCGCATGAGCCCCGACCAGGGCCGCGCGCTCGATGCCGCGCTCGCCCGCTTCGGCCGCGGTATTGCCGGTCGCTTCCGCGCCGATCGCTGA
- a CDS encoding carbohydrate ABC transporter permease: protein MSPPIIDRAAASTPPALARHIRGLSDRAIAWLFIAPTIVLLLAINIFPLIWTIRLSFTNFRANRTNAPVRDVGIDNYVSILTDPEVWQPMQATAHFVIWTILIQTVLGFSLAWAIDRKFRGHGFWTTVILVPMMLSPAVVGNFWRFLFQPQIGLFNYGISAVTGVPPSSFEMLGTVALAPWAIVIVDTWMWTPYVILICLAGLRSIPDYIYEAAEVDRASPWRQFWTITLPMALPFIMLAVLFRGIENFKMFDMVNLLTSGGPGSTTEVASITLKREAFEKWRTGYSSAFAIILFVTVFGLANIYVKALNRVKSR, encoded by the coding sequence GTGAGCCCGCCCATCATCGACCGCGCCGCCGCGTCCACGCCGCCTGCCCTCGCCCGGCACATCCGCGGCCTGTCGGACCGCGCGATCGCGTGGCTGTTCATCGCGCCGACGATCGTGCTCCTGCTCGCGATCAACATCTTTCCGCTGATCTGGACGATCCGGCTGTCGTTCACCAACTTCCGCGCCAACCGCACCAATGCGCCGGTCCGCGATGTCGGCATCGACAACTACGTGTCGATCCTGACCGATCCGGAAGTCTGGCAGCCGATGCAGGCGACCGCGCATTTCGTCATCTGGACCATCCTGATCCAGACCGTGCTCGGCTTCTCGCTCGCCTGGGCGATCGACCGCAAGTTCCGCGGCCACGGCTTCTGGACCACCGTAATCCTGGTGCCGATGATGCTGTCGCCGGCCGTGGTCGGCAATTTCTGGCGCTTCCTGTTCCAGCCCCAGATCGGCCTGTTCAACTACGGCATCTCGGCCGTGACCGGCGTACCGCCGTCCTCCTTCGAGATGCTTGGCACGGTCGCGCTGGCGCCCTGGGCGATCGTCATCGTCGACACCTGGATGTGGACCCCCTACGTGATCCTCATCTGCCTGGCCGGCCTGCGCTCGATTCCCGACTACATCTACGAAGCCGCCGAGGTCGACCGCGCCTCGCCCTGGCGCCAGTTCTGGACCATCACGCTGCCCATGGCGCTACCCTTCATCATGCTGGCCGTGCTGTTCCGGGGCATCGAGAACTTCAAGATGTTCGACATGGTCAACCTGTTGACCTCCGGCGGGCCCGGTTCGACCACCGAGGTCGCCTCGATCACCCTGAAGCGCGAAGCCTTCGAGAAATGGCGCACCGGCTATTCCTCCGCCTTCGCGATCATTCTCTTCGTCACCGTCTTCGGCCTCGCCAACATCTACGTGAAGGCGCTCAACCGGGTGAAGAGCCGATGA
- a CDS encoding sugar phosphate isomerase/epimerase family protein, whose translation MTKLGSIKGPAIFLAQFAGDAAPFDSLPAIVRWAADHGYEGIQIPTWDARLFDLDKAAASKTYCDEVKGICAESGVAITELSTHLQGQLVAVHPAYDEAFDGFAAPAVRGNPKARAEWAVDQMLKAARASAHLGLTSHVTFPGALAWPYLYPWPQRPAGLVETAFDELARRWRPILDAYDAAGCDVCYEIHPGEDIHDGATFEMFLERVGNHPRCAINYDPSHFVLQQLDYLAFIDIYHERIRAFHVKDAEFNPSGRVGVYGGYQSWIDRAGRFRSLGDGQVDFSGIFSKLAQYGYSGWAVLEWECCLKHPEQGAAEGAPFIAGHIIRVTERAFDDFAAAGIDEAANRRLLGLA comes from the coding sequence GTGACCAAGCTCGGTTCCATCAAGGGGCCCGCGATCTTTCTCGCCCAGTTCGCGGGCGACGCGGCGCCGTTCGACAGCCTGCCCGCCATCGTCCGCTGGGCCGCGGACCACGGCTACGAGGGCATCCAGATCCCGACCTGGGACGCCCGCCTGTTCGATCTCGACAAGGCCGCCGCCTCGAAGACCTATTGCGACGAGGTCAAGGGCATCTGCGCCGAATCCGGCGTCGCGATCACCGAACTGTCGACCCATCTGCAGGGTCAGCTGGTCGCCGTGCATCCGGCCTATGACGAAGCCTTCGACGGCTTCGCCGCCCCGGCGGTGCGCGGCAATCCCAAGGCCCGCGCCGAATGGGCGGTCGACCAGATGCTGAAGGCCGCGCGCGCCTCCGCCCATCTCGGCCTGACCTCGCATGTCACCTTCCCGGGCGCGCTCGCCTGGCCCTATCTCTATCCCTGGCCGCAGCGCCCCGCCGGCCTGGTCGAGACCGCCTTCGACGAACTGGCCCGGCGCTGGCGCCCGATCCTCGACGCCTATGACGCGGCCGGCTGCGACGTCTGCTACGAGATCCATCCCGGCGAGGACATCCACGACGGCGCGACCTTCGAGATGTTCCTGGAGCGGGTCGGCAACCATCCGCGCTGCGCGATCAACTACGATCCGTCGCATTTCGTGCTGCAGCAGCTCGACTATCTCGCCTTCATCGACATCTACCACGAGCGCATCCGCGCCTTCCACGTCAAGGATGCCGAGTTCAACCCGTCCGGCCGGGTCGGCGTCTATGGCGGCTACCAATCCTGGATCGACCGCGCCGGCCGCTTCCGCTCGCTCGGCGACGGCCAGGTCGACTTCTCCGGCATCTTCTCCAAGCTCGCCCAATACGGCTATTCGGGCTGGGCGGTGCTGGAATGGGAATGCTGCCTGAAGCATCCCGAGCAGGGCGCCGCGGAGGGCGCGCCGTTCATCGCCGGCCACATCATCCGCGTCACCGAGCGCGCCTTCGACGATTTCGCCGCCGCCGGCATCGACGAGGCGGCCAACCGCCGCCTGCTCGGCCTCGCTTGA
- a CDS encoding ABC transporter ATP-binding protein gives MAEIRVENLHKSFGEFVAVKNSSFTVASGEFFVMLGPSGCGKTTTLRMIAGLELPSSGLIRLDGDDVTQLRASARDIAFVFQLFALYPHMNVRKNIGYPLANQGVAKPEIKTRVEEAARTLRIGHLLDRSVSGLSGGDRQRVALGRAIVRNPKAFLMDEPLGALDTELREAMIAELRALHDRLGATTLYVTHDQLEAMAMADKIAVMNKGVIEQFDTPQQIYGRPATLFVADFIGSPPMNLIPCRGPLAPGATTVQVGETVAAIPAVLDGTTATDLVLGVRPEQVQLVDDGGLRGEVFGAEYLGTTQIVTIRTGAGTVRARLPSAESVTVGAPVGLAFRPEKLSLFDKATGRALRTAWTVAAETKGHRRG, from the coding sequence GTGGCCGAGATCCGGGTCGAGAACCTGCACAAATCCTTCGGCGAGTTCGTCGCCGTCAAGAATTCCAGCTTCACCGTGGCGAGCGGCGAATTCTTCGTCATGCTCGGGCCGTCCGGCTGCGGCAAGACGACGACGCTGCGCATGATCGCCGGGCTCGAACTGCCCTCCTCCGGCCTGATCAGGCTCGACGGCGACGACGTGACCCAACTCCGGGCGTCCGCCCGCGACATCGCTTTCGTGTTCCAGCTGTTCGCGCTCTATCCGCACATGAACGTGCGCAAGAACATCGGCTATCCGCTCGCCAACCAGGGCGTCGCCAAGCCCGAGATCAAGACCCGGGTCGAGGAGGCGGCGCGCACGCTGCGCATCGGCCATCTGCTCGACCGCTCGGTCTCCGGCCTGTCCGGCGGCGACCGCCAGCGCGTCGCCCTCGGCCGCGCCATCGTGCGCAACCCGAAGGCCTTCCTGATGGACGAGCCGCTCGGCGCGCTCGACACCGAATTGCGCGAGGCCATGATCGCCGAACTGCGCGCCCTGCACGACCGGCTCGGCGCGACCACGCTTTACGTCACCCACGACCAGCTCGAGGCCATGGCGATGGCCGACAAGATCGCGGTCATGAACAAGGGCGTGATCGAGCAGTTCGACACCCCGCAGCAGATCTACGGCCGGCCGGCGACGCTGTTTGTGGCCGACTTCATCGGCTCGCCGCCGATGAACCTGATCCCCTGCCGCGGCCCGCTCGCGCCCGGCGCGACTACCGTGCAGGTCGGCGAGACCGTCGCCGCCATCCCGGCCGTGCTCGACGGCACCACCGCCACCGATCTGGTCCTCGGCGTGCGCCCCGAACAGGTCCAGCTGGTCGACGACGGCGGCCTGCGCGGCGAGGTGTTCGGCGCCGAATATCTCGGCACCACGCAGATCGTCACCATCCGCACCGGCGCCGGCACGGTGCGCGCGCGCCTGCCCTCCGCCGAGAGCGTCACGGTCGGGGCGCCGGTCGGCCTCGCCTTCCGGCCCGAGAAGCTGTCGCTGTTCGACAAGGCGACCGGCCGGGCGCTGAGGACGGCCTGGACCGTCGCCGCCGAGACGAAGGGGCATCGCCGTGGCTGA